The following are from one region of the Scyliorhinus canicula chromosome 26, sScyCan1.1, whole genome shotgun sequence genome:
- the adra2b gene encoding alpha-2B adrenergic receptor produces MASVDCYTFRSNSTFSCNTSHQNVLGERLFSLPYTPRTTAGIATAISFIIVFTIIGNVMVIIAVLTSRSLQAPQNLFLVSLAAADILVATLVMPFSLANELMGYWYFKKIWCEIYLAIDVLFCTSSIVHLCAISLDRYWSVTQAIQYNSKRTPKRIRCVILTVWLIAGVISFPPLISMNKNLAEDEIPVCRLNDEKWYILSSCIGSFFAPCVIMILVYLRIYQVAKKRTRQPPGNRKPEGLSATSSTKQQGLSSRPNWQEKETKSKDKEGAGNSSAQGECSSKQNDHPLGSTKLAQDESNSNCAREEHFVGREKLRTPSAIRRKAIQNREKRFTFVLSVVIGVFVLCWFPFFFSYSLTAICPATCSVPPVIFKFFFWIGYCNSSLNPVIYTIFNQDFRRAFKKILCREQERSLCRV; encoded by the coding sequence ATGGCATCGGTGGACTGCTACACGTTTCGTAGCAACAGCACCTTCTCCTGCAACACGAGCCATCAGAACGTGTTGGGGGAACGCCTCTTTTCACTGCCCTACACCCCTCGAACTACGGCAGGTATCGCCACTGCGATCAGCTTCATCATAGTATTCACAATCATTGGGAATGTAATGGTCATCATCGCTGTGCTGACCAGCAGGTCACTGCAAGCCCCTCAGAACCTCTTCCTCGTCTCTTTGGCTGCCGCAGATATTTTAGTGGCCACTTTGGTGATGCCCTTTTCTCTGGCCAACGAATTGATGGGCTACTGGTACTTTAAGAAGATTTGGTGCGAGATTTATTTGGCGATAGATGTCTTGTTTTGTACTTCTTCTATTGTCCACCTGTGTGCGATCAGTCTGGACAGATACTGGTCAGTAACCCAAGCCATCCAGTACAACTCCAAACGAACACCGAAAAGAATCCGGTGTGTTATTTTGACCGTCTGGCTTATTGCTGGAGTTATTTCCTTCCCGCCACTCATCTCCATGAACAAAAATCTTGCCGAAGATGAGATTCCCGTGTGTCGCCTGAATGACGAGAAATGGTATATCTTATCTTCGTGCATTGGGTCTTTCTTCGCTCCTTGTGTCATCATGATTCTGGTTTATCTTAGGATTTACCAGGTGGCCAAGAAGAGGACGAGGCAACCACCCGGTAACAGGAAGCCGGAGGGGCTCAGTGCCACCAGCTCCACGAAACAACAAGGATTATCCTCCAGACCCAATTGGCAGGAGAAGGAGACCAAGTCTAAGGACAAAGAGGGAGCAGGTAATTCTTCGGCTCAAGGAGAATGTTCAAGCAAACAGAATGATCATCCACTCGGCTCCACCAAACTCGCGCAGGATGAGAGCAACTCTAACTGTGCAAGAGAAGAGCACTTTGTGGGGCGAGAGAAACTTCGGACGCCAAGTGCAATCAGGAGGAAGGCGATCCAGAACAGGGAAAAACGTTTCACGTTTGTTTTATCTGTGGTTATTGGCGTTTTTGTGCTATGTTGGTTCCCCTTTTTCTTCTCTTACAGTCTGACTGCCATCTGTCCAGCGACATGTTCAGTCCCGCCTGTCATCTTCAAATTCTTCTTCTGGATCGGGTATTGCAATAGTTCCCTTAACCCCGTCATCTACACCATTTTCAACCAGGACTTCAGGAGAGCTTTCAAAAAGATCCTTTGCCGAGAACAGGAAAGATCTCTCTGCAGAGTCTAG